The following coding sequences are from one Arachis hypogaea cultivar Tifrunner chromosome 7, arahy.Tifrunner.gnm2.J5K5, whole genome shotgun sequence window:
- the LOC112702717 gene encoding uncharacterized protein isoform X1: MVLGLPGPPLELLATSVVAKKSCRRHDWNSLPLPLEVAAGLPPSRFRDRRGVGSTVPPSVRYYMLRVVLLWLLRKWLGAEVLVACDFKLRRKGLCETLDYGICILRIWAQKSRRVHLYIVVMLCIVLVMDYCTLAFILLFFVRGIGIVLSNACNIYIYI, from the exons ATGGTTCTGGGACTTCCAGGACCGCCGCTGGAGCTTTTGGCTACTTCAGTCGTCGCCAAAAAATCCTGCCG TCGTCATGATTGGAATTCGTTGCCACTACCGCTTGAagtggctgccgggctgccgccgAGCCGGTTTAGAGACCGCCGCGGTGTCGGTTCAACCGTTCctccttcggttcg TTATTATATGTTGCGagtagtgttgctatggttattgcgaaagtggctgggagctgaggttttggttgcctgTGATTTCaagttgaggcggaaaggactctgtgagacgttggattatggaatttgcattttgag gatatgggcgcagaagtcacgaagagttcaTTTATATATTGtcgtgatgctctgtattgttttagttatggattattgtaccctcgcctttatcttgttattttttgtaagagggataggaattgtattgagtaatgcttgtaatatatatatatatatatag